The nucleotide window CTCAAATTTGCCCGCAAAAGCGTTGCTTTATTTTCGACCCCGGAAGGAGAGGCAATGATTACTATCATCGAGCGAGAGATCGAGTCGGGCGGGTCAGCTTCGGGATCTGGAGCTTCTAGTGAGACATCGACGGCCAATGGTAATACACCGTCTGCCAAGGGAAAGGCGAGCGGTATCGAGGAGCATGTCACTTCAGCCCACTCAAGACACGGGGCAAAGACCGAAGCGGATGATGGAAAGTCCAAGAAGAGGGAATACACTACCAAGCAACTGGAAGTGGTGAAGAGAGTCAAAGCGTGCAAACATCATCAGTATTATGAAATTTTATCTGGTGAGTCTTAATGGCCGGCGACCGTCGAAGCATTTTGTTAACATTTGTAAATAGTGGAGAAAACTTGTACCGAAAACGATGTAAAGAAGGCTTATAAGAAGGTAAGACACGGTCTGTAACAAATAAATAGGGTTAGCTAACAGTCATTAGCTTGCACTGGCTCTGCATCCCGATAAAAAGTATGTAGGACGATTCTTGACGAGCGTTTTCAGATCACTAATGGCTGTGTAGCGGTGCTCCTGGTGCGGATGAAGCTTTCAAGAGTATGTCTGATCATTTGATAAGACTGTACCAGTAACTCACGTATAACGTAGTGGTATCCAAGGCCTTTCAAATCTTATCCGACTCCAACCTCAGAGCTGCGTACGATTCCAATCCTGATTACGATCCAACCCAACGAAATGCCGGTATGCCTAGTCGGAGTGGTGGAATGGGAGGCATGGGTGGTATGCACCCAGGATTTGGAGGGGCTTATCAACAGGAGATCAATCCAGAAGATTTGTTTAACATGTTCtttggtggaggtggaggcggaTTTGGAAACTCTCCATTTGGCGGGGCGAATGGTTCGTAAATCAGTTGGCAACTCATAATTGGTAATGATTGTGCTCACTTTTCGGCTGTTATAGTATTTACATTTGGCGGACCTGGTGGTTTCCGGACATACCAAGCTGGACCGCGTCGCCCTCGACAAGCAGCAGACGGCGACGGCAACGCTTTAACTGCCCTTTTAcctatcctcctcgtcctcgtcttctctaTCATCACCATTCtcccctccatcctctctacGGCCGGTACACCTGATCCATCATATTCATTTGAACCATCTACAAGACTGGAGACCGGACGAGAATCGTTTAACTGGAAGGTGCCGTATTTTGTTAATAAGCaggaatgggagaagagtgaGATTTGGAAGAGCGTGCCTGaagcgaggagaggaacTGGTTCAGAGGCTTTATATAGCTCAAAAGTTAGGCAGTTTGAGAAAGGTGTAGAGGGGCATTATGTTAGAAGACTTCAAAACGAGGTAAGTCAGAACATTTAATCCGCTAGCTTTTCCAAAGCTTACTTACGTCTCTAGTGTGCAATGTTCAACGATCGAAGAGGAAAGCTCATCGCTGATAATTCCGGCTTCTTCGGCTTCGGCGCAAATGCGGAAAAGATTGCTGAATtaagaaagatgaagaatccTGCGTGTGAGCAACTGCGGTCTTGGGGTGTTGGGCAAGGTCAGGTGTGGTAATAGTCTATTTTATGAGATCGAGTGGTCAGATGTGTAAGTTTAGGGATAGAGCATTCATCATATATGCATTTCACTTTTTGTCATGCGCTATCGATGATCACCTGGTAGTTATTATCAATCGCTGAGGTTGCTGGGCGTCGAAGTCGCAAGCTGGCTGTAAGTCTTTTTCACCGGCAGGAAAACTTAGGTAAAAAGACCGGTAACTGCTGACCTGGCCTAATCTTGCTCCTCATCATACTACCGCCACTTTATCTACTAGCAGCTGTCGTCGCTGTCAATCGCGACCGTCGTTCTTCCTTAGCTGGCAAAAACAgtcaccttcttccacacATGTCTGCCCAGCCATTCCGTCCAAAACTCATCTCAGCGCTCACGAGCAGCCATTAGCGACCAGAAGACaggttgaaggatggaCGACAAATGTACAGTGGTGGTCGCGTGAGCTTTTGAACGTGCGATGAAAGGTATTGCTTGTCGGAGCGAATAGGTCGTGTCTATTACATCAGTTGTCATCTAAAATTTCGCACGGGATCTGGTGGCcgtttttcttctttcttctttcttctttcttctttcttctttcttctttttccatctcttcctttatTTTCCTCCTACTTATGTAGCTGCCCTTCTATTTCATTTGTTATTGCTTGGGCAAACAAGACTCACTATATTTAACACTCGCATACCACAACCTAAATGCATTATATCCATGTAACACTTATATCATCATGCGCTTTGAGGCTGATAAAAATATTATCTTATTTGTTGGTTGTTGTGGCGTGTTGTGCCCTCTACTGTCCTTTGCTTGCTATCTATTCTGCTGTTGTGGGTCCTCCATCCATGTCCTGCGAGATCCGATATCCCTATACACCCTGATCCGCAACCGATCTAACGCGGAGCGCGATAGCTATAGACCAACATCCCAGTCGATGCAGCAAAAAATCGGCAAAGGGATCATTAAttaaggaaagaaggatggagaacCATacgagcaagaagaagcgagtCGGATATTTCTTGGCTGAATTCTGTGCTGTTTTTGGCTCTTTGCCCGGCATTAAACGGCTGATGAACCAATGCCCAGTAGGGTCCGCAAGTGGAGCACGTAGTCGTcacaacaaaaacaaaaaatgGTAACCGAAGTTTCCGCGCCACCGCTGCTGCGTGCGTTATGATCGGACATGGAAAGACCAGAGTCAACTGCTTTCCTCAATCTCGTGTCTGCAATCTTTTCTTCGACGTCTTCTAGACAGTCTGCTGTCACAGCGAGCTTGCTTTCCCGGctttcccatccttttTATTTTCATCACCCGACCATTCATAGACGTAGACGACATTTTCCCACTTTGTTGGTCCGCTTGTACCTTTCTGTCATCATTTGGCGTTGAAAGGGTTTAGCGCACGTTCTCGACTCACAGCCCCGTATAACTGTGCGTATATATCTCGGAGAACACCATTGCCCTCCCGTCCTGTTGTCCAACTCAATTAATGATAAGCACAGAATACATAGACAGCTGTTGCCACCCGCTCTGCTTTAGATCACTTAGACGCCGCTCACCCTTCATCTACGGTTTTCATCAGTAATAATTACGACAAGATGTCGACCATTCAGTCTACTTCCCAAATTCATGTCTCCCGTCCCGATTCCACCCTTCAAACCCCggctctctctccttctaATTCTGCCGGGCCATCGCCTGCATTGTCCGTTCTTCAGTCGCCTGCCGTATCCGAGCTCGATCTCGAGAACCCATTTGACAAGATCGGTTAccaagatgatgaggacaTTATGCCTGAATGTTGGGGTCACCGTGGTGCTTCTGCCTCGTTCCGTAAGTCTCCGTCCCATGTTTATCGCACCTCTGCTTTCtgatcatcatcgttgTCATTCCACACGATTTGGTCGGAGTGCGGACGGTGGTGGATCCAGAACAAACTCCGCTAACCATATGCCATCCATTGATCATTCCCTGGACATGTGTCGTTCTTGCCGATCACGCATCCATCATTTGCTTCGTTGTCTCGTCATTTGCATCGGCGTTCGGCATTTACAGCAGAGAATACAATCGCTTCCTTTGTTGAAGCATGCAAGACCGGTGCCGATGGTATCGAGACAGGTGAGTACTCGACTGTACTATGATGTACGGTTGCTGACCACATGGATAAAGACATCCACGTGACCACTGATAACGTCTTGGTCATGTTCCATGATCCTGAATTGCATCGAACAACCGATGGTGAGGGCCGAATCGACAAGCTTCCTTGGAAAGGTGTCTTGGAGTGAGTCACTGTTTACAGCCTGAAGGATTCATAGCTGACTGTGTTTCCAGACACGTGCGAACATTAGAAAAGCCTCACCAACCCATACCTCAGTTCACGCAGGTAATCGACCTCTTGCTTCAGCCTGAAAACTCACGCGTCAAGATCAATGTCAGTATCATTCC belongs to Cryptococcus neoformans var. grubii H99 chromosome 7, complete sequence and includes:
- a CDS encoding endoplasmic reticulum protein; this translates as MEVNREEALRALAIAQKHRSASNLPSALKFARKSVALFSTPEGEAMITIIEREIESGGSASGSGASSETSTANGNTPSAKGKASGIEEHVTSAHSRHGAKTEADDGKSKKREYTTKQLEVVKRVKACKHHQYYEILSVEKTCTENDVKKAYKKLALALHPDKNGAPGADEAFKMVSKAFQILSDSNLRAAYDSNPDYDPTQRNAGMPSRSGGMGGMGGMHPGFGGAYQQEINPEDLFNMFFGGGGGGFGNSPFGGANVFTFGGPGGFRTYQAGPRRPRQAADGDGNALTALLPILLVLVFSIITILPSILSTAGTPDPSYSFEPSTRLETGRESFNWKVPYFVNKQEWEKSEIWKSVPEARRGTGSEALYSSKVRQFEKGVEGHYVRRLQNECAMFNDRRGKLIADNSGFFGFGANAEKIAELRKMKNPACEQLRSWGVGQGQVW